The DNA window TCCTGGGGACCGATGATTTTCGGTCACGCTCATCCCGATGTTGTGGACGCCGTGCAGACGCAGGCGGAGGCGTCTACTTCGTTCGGGGCACCTACGGAGGTGGAAATCGAGGTTGCGGAGCTCGTGTGTGACCTTGTGCCGTCGGTGGAGAAGGTGCGCATGGTGAACTCCGGTACGGAGGCGACCATGAGTGCAGCCCGCCTTGCGCGCGGGTACACTGGGCGGGATAAGATCATCAAGTTTGAGGGCAACTATCATGGCCACGGCGACTTCTTCCTGATCGCGGCGGGAAGTGGGCCGATGACGTTGAGTGAACCGGACTCGCCCGGCGTAACGAAGGGCAATGCGAAAGATACTCTGCTCGCCCCTTTCAACGATCTGGATCACGTGGAGAAGCTCGTAGAGGCACATGCGGGAGAGGTCGCCTGCATCATTCTGGAGCCGATTGCGGGCAACATGGGATGCATTCCTCCGGAGCCCGGCTTTCTTGAGGGGCTCCGCGAGATCTGCGATGCCCACGACATCGTTCTCATCTTTGATGAGGTCATGACCGGATTTCGCGTTGCGCCGGGGGGAGCACAGGAGCGCTACGGGGTGACGCCCGATCTCACCTGCCTTGGCAAAATTATTGGGGGCGGACTGCCGGTGGGGGCCTATGGGGGCAAGAAGGATATCATGGACTACATTTCGCCGACGGGGCCGGTTTACCAAGCGGGGACGCTTAGCGGCAATCCGTTGGCCATGCGAGCCGGCCACGCTGTGCTCTCGAAGATTGCGGAGAACAAAGACACGATCTACGACGAGTTGGAGGCCTTCGGAGAAGCCCTCGAAGAGGGCATCCACCGCAACCTTGAGGCGCTGGATTTGGACTTCACCACGAATCGGGTGGGGGCGATGGCCAGTCTCTTCTTTACCGATCAACGGGTGGTAGACCAGGAGACGGCCAAGACAACCGATACTGATCAGTACGCCGCGTACTTCCACGCGATGTTGGAGGAAGGCATCTACCTCCCGCCGTCTCAGTTTGAGGCCATCTTTTTCGGCACGTGTCACGGCGAAGCCGAGCTCGACGCCACACTGAAGGCGCAGCGCGAGGCGCTCAGACGCATCCAATAGAAAAAGCTCGGCGCTTGACGCGCCGAGCCGTTGGTCGCAAAAGGACACTGTCGATGGACGACGTCCGTCCTGGGGGGGTTACGGAGTCCAGAGCTTCACGTCGTCGTCCTTACTTCCAGAGAGAACGTAGCGGCCGTCAGGAGAGAAGGCAATGGCGTTGACGCCCTCCGCATCGCCCTCAAAGACGTAGCCGAGATTTCCATCCTCTACCTTCCAGAGTTGGACGGTCATGTCGCTGCTCCCACTCAGAACGTATTGACCGTCCGGGGAGAAGGCGACGGCAATCACGAGGCCGGAATGGCCCTCAAAGGTGCGAAGTAGCTTTCCAGAGTCGACGTCCCACAGCCGGGCCGTCATGTCGTCGCTGCCGGAGAGAGCGTACTCCCCGTTCGGCGAGAATGCGACGGAGAAGACGTACGTGGAGTCCCAGTCGCCCTCGTCGAAGGTGCGCACGACACTGCCCGTCTCCACATCCCAGAGCTTAAGGGTGCCGGACTGACCGCTGCCGGAGAGCACGTACTCCCCGTTCGGCGAGAAGGTGACCGAGAAGATTGCTTCGTTGTTTTCGTCGAAGCGGCGGACGAGGTCGCCCGTATCTACGTCCCAGAGATGAAGGGTGCCGGAGGCGCCGCCGCCAGAGAGCACGTGCTGCCCGTCGGGCGAAAAGGTGGCCCCCAGTACCGCTTCGGAATTTTCCTCGAAGGTCCGGACGGTGTCCCCGGAATCCACATCCCACAGGCGAACGATGCCGTCAGACGTTTCAGAGACGAGACGATCGCCGTCAGGAGAGAGCGCGACCGAAATTGGTTGTTCGGTGAGGCCCTCAAACGTCTGAATTTCGCGACCGGTGACGACCTCCCACAACTTAATCGTGTTGTTCGGGGCGCCCGAGAGGGCATACTGTCCATCGGGCGAGAAGGAGACCGCATTCACCCAGTCGGCATTCCCCTCCAACGATCGCACAATGTGCAGCCGTTGCCGCTGCGGTCCCTCAGAGGCTCCATCCTCCGTGGAAGGGGACGGGGTCATTGCCTCTTGCTCTTCTTCGGTGGCGGTCGCCGTTTCGGACATTGCGGCGGGACTCGGCTCCGCCTCTCCCTCTTCGGGCCGGTACACCTGGGTTTGGGCCGGTTCGCCCTGTCCTCCGCCGGCATCCATCGAGACCTGCTCCTCGGCGTCGGCCGTCCCGTCCCCTGAAGATGGAGAGGGGACTTCGACCTCTTCGCCCGGGTCCTCCGAATGGAGCGCCTCAGCGGCTTCCTGACCGGTTTGGTAGCGGTCGTTGGGATCTTTCTTGAGCAGCTTTGCAATGACCTGCTCCAACCAGGCGGGGATGCTGTCGTCAATCTGACGGGGAGGCGTGTAGGATTCGTGCAGCACCTTGTACACGACGCTCATGGGGTGGCCTCCCGTGTGAGGGAGTTTCCCGGTGATCGATTCATAAAGAACGACGCCGAGGCTGTACAAGTCCCCTCGGGCATCAACATCGTTCCCGCGCGCCTGCTCTGGGCTCATGTATTCCGGGGTGCCCAGTACCGTCCCCGTTTGCGTGAGACGTGCATCCGAGCCCGCGTAGGCAATGCCAAAGTCCATGAGCACGGGGCGTCCCACGTCGGTCACCATGACGTTCGAGCTTTTCACGTCGCGGTGGACCGTGCCCTGATTGTGGGCGTAGCCGAGGGCTTCGGCCATGGGGGCGATCAGGCTTACTGCCTGTTCTGGGGAGACCGGTCCTTTCTCCTGGACGATCTCGTGGAGGTCGCGTCCCTCCAGATACTCCATCGCCATGTAATGAACGCCGTTCAGCTCCCCCTCGTCGAAGATGGTGACGATGTGGGGATGGTTGAGTTGGGCCGCTGATTGGGCTTCCCGGTGGAAGCGCTCCAGCATCTTCCGGTCGTGGGTCATTCCCTGCGGCAGCACCTTCAGGGCCACCTCTCGTCCCAGGCTTTCTTGAACGGCCTTGTAGACGATGGCCATGCCGCCACGGCCCAGTTCCTTTTCAATATTATATTCGGGAGACATCGCATCCCGAACGAGAGTTTCGGGATTGGAGGAGAGTGATCCAGTCCCGGTTCCCGTAGAGGTCGTTTCAGGAGGATCCTCCAGCCACTCGCCGCAGTGTTTGCACTTGCGGGCAGCTTCCAGGATCTCTTCGTGACAATACGGACAACGCTTTGTGGCTTCGGACATGTCCTAGGGGCGATTCGTGCACTGCACCTGCTTGGAAGACGGCGTTGCGTCCGATCGGACGTCGGCCGGCGGGGAGCAGGAATGGAAAGGCCATCGATCGATGCTGTCCGGTAGGAGTGAAACAAGGGGGAGGTTATGACCACATCCAACCCGAACAGCAGAACTCATAGGGGATCGTCTTCCCCATACGAACAATGAGCAATAATATTGCCAGGTTCGGGAGAACGACGGTGCAGCGTCTCGGGACAACTTGTGAAGAGCAGAGGGACATGTTACACGTCCCTGCTGCCCGTTTCCCGACGGGGAGACGCGACGTGCCCGGGCAGGGCGAGCGAGGACCCTCGCCCGTCGGGCGGGACGATCGATGAAACGCAGAGATCGCCTCCCGGCCCCGACGGACGCTGCGAATGACCTCCCTAGTCGCGTTCGTAGCGGAGCATCAGTTCGCCCATCCGGATCATATCGCCGTCCTGAAGTTCGACGGTATTGCCTTCGGGCACCTGATCCCCATTCACCATCGTCGGGTTGGTTTCGCTCGTGTTCTTCAGCAGAATGGTTTGGTCCTGCTGAATAATTTCCGCCTGCATACGAGACACCGTGCGGTACGTATCCCCGAGCTGAATATGTGCGAAGGCGCGCTCGCCTTCCACCTCCGCCCGGCCAATGGTGACCACATTGCCTTCGGGGGTCGGGCGTCCCGCAATCCGGAACTCTTTGCCCTGGTCCGGCCCGGCCGCGATCACAAGGCGACCCGGCACAAACTTCATTGTTTTCGGGGGAGCCTTGAATTTCAGCGTCTCGGGCCCTTCCGATTCGTCTTCCGGGGTCTGTGAACTGCTGGACTCGGACTTGATGCGCTGCCCAGAGGGTTCCGGGAAGCCGGTTTCGGCCCCTTCCCCGTCGCCCCCAAGCTCCGTAGAGGACAGATCGGACGAGGGTGGGTCTGTCCCGGCCGAGCCGTCCTCCGAAGGAGCAGCGGCTTGCGGAGCGGGCTCATCATCCTGGCTGGCGTACGCGAAGTAGCCTAGAACAACGACGACGAGAACGCCAAGCCCGAGGATCAGATAAACGGTGATCGTTGAGAAGCCCTGCCGAAGCGACTCGCTGGAGTCTCCGTTCTGGTTGCCGGACGAGATTTGTGTCCGGCTGGACTCGTCTAGCACGGGCTTTCGGTTGAACGGGCTGATTTCGATGACCCCTTCCACCCGGTAGCGCTCGCCTGGGGCGGGAGGTTGCTGGCCCGTCCGTGCGCGAATTTCCGCCCCACTATCGTCCTGAAGAATATAATTTTTCGTCTCCGTGTCGTTGCCACTATCGACCTGGCGGTCGACCGTGCCTTCGATCGTCACACTCTGGCCGCGATATTTGCCCGGATTGCCATTGATTTCCTTGATCGTGGGTTGGGCCTGCAGCCCCCAAGCACCAAAAATCAAAAGGAAGCAGATCCAGGCTACAGATCGCACCGGAGGAGTGAATGTGTTCACGTACCGAGTCATGGGGAAAGTCATCGGAGATTGGCTTGCGTTCAACTTAGTTTTGAGCGAGGCCGATACGAACAACCCCAGTCCAATTTTCGTCAACAAATTTGGGCCATACGACCTCACGCACCGATTGCCCGTTGTACTGGATGTCGTGGTGATACAAGGCAGGCGTGTTGGAGGTGCGCGTCCATTCGCCTTCCCCGTATCCGAGATTCGATCGGTTGAAGTTGTAGGATTCTTCGATCCCGTCGGAGTCGTTTTGGATACAATAGTAGGTCAAAATCGGCGAATCATCAAAGATGGCGTCGAAAACCTCAAAGTCGGCTGAGGCCATCCCGGCTCCGCTGAGAAGTGTGCCGATCGCACTTCCGCTGGCGGGAGACGTTTCCGAAAACTCAAGCTGATACAGCTTCTTCCACTGCTCGTCACTGTCGACGTTGTCTTGGATCGTTTCGAGACGAACGTTCTCCTCGGCTGTGGTCGCAATGCTGAACTCAAGAACCAGATAGCGCGATCCGACGGGACTGACCAACCAGGCCATGTTGGACTGATCGGAGGATCGCAGAAGGGAAACTGACCCAGCGACCGTTTCCAGAAGGGCATCGCTAGGCTGGTTGGCTTCGCTGCCGTACATTCCGCGAGTGACGCTGCCATCGGAGGCAAGGAGGTAGAAGGCCTTCACGTAGTTGGGAAAGCTGACGCGTTGCATCTCCGTATCCACGTGATTGAGGGCAGTGTCCGAAGGCTGGTCGTCATAAAATGCTGCCCCTATGCGAAGAAGGGGGGAGAGAAAGTGACCACGAACCGAGATGAGGGACGAGAGGATCGCCTTCGGCGTTGGGTTGCGAGCGGCCATCTCACGGGCAAGAGTGTACGCCTCACGGAACCGACCATTCAGAAAATAGAGCTCCTCCAGGGTGTTTGCTGTGTTCTCCCAGGTGGCAAGGGACTGATCGGCAGACCAGTTGGCGAGAAGCCAAGCATACGCGTTCATGGCCGTTCGCTGGGCTCCTACCTCCAAAGCTGAGGTTCCACAGTAGTATTCGGCCCGGAAATTTTCGTCTACGTATTTGGGGTACGAGCGACACAAGCGGTAGGCAGCGTCGTACTCGTCGGCTTCAACCTCTTGTTGAATGAGACTGCGCACGTGCGATTCCACCCGTCCGCTCAGTTGGTCTCGTTGAGCGGACGTAAGGTACGACTGGTTGGAGAGAACATTGATGTACTGCTGAAGGGCCCCGGAGCCTTGACGTCGGACGGCCCCGAACCATTCTCCGAGCACTTCGGCAAGCTTCTCCCGGACGAAGTCGCGGTCACAGTTCTGTGCGGTGCTATTGAGCACCTTCACCGCCCGGCTGAAATTCGATTGTTCAAGAAGACGGTCCGCAAGGCTAATCTGTCGCTGGGCGAAGTCTTCGCAGTACGAAGGAGAGGAAGGGGAAGCAGCTGGCCGAGGACTGGTCGAGGAAAGAGGGCCGGCGTGGGTCGCAGGGACCAGCAGGACGGCAACGAGGAGAGAAAGAACGGTCATTCGATTACAAAAGGGCATCGGCAAAAGGAGGTGCATCGGCGAGGCCTGCACTAGATCCGGGGACGAGCAGTGGGGAGACGACCCTTCGGAGACGGGTGAGGAAGAACAATACTCCGAAAGATGGCCGTTTACGCTCGAGTTTACGTATGGTCGTGACCCGGGATAGATGTCCGTCTCGTGTAGAAACGGCATCCGTGAGTCCCCAATCTATGCGGATGCATCGAGAATTTACATAGATGACCGGACCATGGACCTTCCTTTGAAACCTATGGCCGTCTTCGGGGGAATGCAAACGTCGGGGAAAGAGGTGCCTGATTCCCCTGTCCTTTATGCAGGCTCTTCTTCACGAGGGGGGAAGGGATATGTCCGCACGCGTCCGAGCTCTCGTTCGAGGGTGCCGGCCTCCGCAAGGACGGCAGAGATGTTATCTGTGGAGCCGGAATAGTACGCGAGGGATACAAGAGATTCCGCGGCCGTCTTCAGGTCGGGGGTTCCGAGCATGTACGATTTGAAGAGCTGTTTCTGGTCCTGCAGCTTGTCCACAATGAGGCCGTCGGAACAGAGCAGGAAGCCATCTTGCTCAGAAAGCGAATAGGCCGGAGCATCTTTTGGGAAGAAGTCCGGCTCGTCCCCCGTCCCGTCGAGGGTCTTGTTGATGATGTGCCCGTACTGCTCGATAAATTCGGGATCGATGTTGTCGTCTCCAGCCTCTTTTTCGAATTCGCGCAGGTACGAGTGGTCCTCGGTCACCTGCTTGATCTCGCCGTCGGTCAGGTAGTAAACGCGACTGTCCCCGAGATTTCCGGCAATAAACTGGTTGTCGCATCCGAGCACGCAGGTGAGCGTGGTGCCCATCCCGTCGAGCGAGGGATCCTGCTCCGTAATTTCGCGAATCGATTCCTGCGCAGCGTCGAAGGCGTTCTCCAGAATGTCCTTGAGCATGTCCGGAGTGACCTCGTCCTCGAACTCGTCTCGGAGGACCGACTCCACCGTCTGCAAAACAGTCTGGCTCGCAATCTGGCCTCCCGCGACGCCTCCCATTCCGTCAGCAACGCCTAGGAAAAAGGCGTCCGACGAAGGGTAAAAATGTAAGATGTCGTCCTGATTTACATCCCGGCGACCCGGAAATGTCGTGCCGTGGGCGGAGATCGGTAGCATTACGATGAGCAGCCGTTCTATTGAATGAACGAGTCAGACGGTAAGAGACGTCCCTTTTCTTGGGGCCTAGGGGAGAAGAGGGCAGAAAAGGGTGGGCAGTGCGTTTCGCACGGACCGTCTTCTCTCGGAAACGCAAGTCGAAGATGCATTAACACGTTCCCTTCCTCCTTTGTGTTCGACCTCTCGAACGGGGGAGAGAGAGCATCGTTGCAGAGCCAAAAATCATGAAGGTATGGGAGAAGGCTCAGGAGGAGGCCGAAAGCGTGCCCCCGAGTGTGTTGGGAACAGCAGGTCGTCGCTGCCGAGAATGTCGTCGGACACGCCCCCTGGTATTCGCTTAAAGATCGTGCCGGTTTTCGAGTCGCCGGACGAAACGGGGTCAGATTTCAAGAACTTGTTCAATGAAATGGTGAGGGTCGGCCAGCGTGTCGAGGAGAAGGTCAGGCGTATGAGGAGCCAGTTCAGATCGGGAGAATCGTCCGGTACAGACGGCCACTGAACGAGCGCCCGTCGTCTGGGCACAGTGAATGTCGTGGCGCGTGTCTCCGATGATTGCCGTGCGGTCGGCAGAAAAGGAATGCCCGGACTGCTCAGAAGCGCGCCGGAGCGCCATGGGCGGCAACTCGGTACGATCGGAGTGGTCGTTTCCAAAAGCGCCGATCGGGAAGTAATCGGCCAGATTTGCCCTTCGGAGCTTGTGGTACGCAATGGCTTCAACATTGCCCGTGACCAAGCCTAAGAACACGTCCTCTCGACGGGCGAGCCGAGGCAGAAGGTCCACAACGCCCGGAAGAGGATTCACGTGGTGTGACTGTATGGTCTTTTGGGCAGTCTCGGCGTATCGGGCGATCACGTCTTCCAGGTGGGGGGAGGGGTCGGGAATTCCGCTCTCCACAAGCACGTCGTGAAAGATCGCGAGATCAGTGCGTCCCGAAAACGGAACGCCGTCGGTCGAGGCGCGCTTTCCCGTTGCACTCGCGACCGCGTGGGTCACGGCCGGGCGGACCCCGCCCGTAACGTGAAGGAGCGTCCCGTCAATGTCGAAGAGCAGAAGAGTCATGAAGACAAACGGAAGGTCTACGGAGGCGAATGAATACGACCCTCTACGTCGCTGCATGATCCTGAGAGTCCGTCTATGCGGTTGTCTTCCTGCCGCTGGAGCACACCGTTATTCTTGGGGAGAGTACTTTTTGGTGCTGTGTCCATACGCTACACGATCGCACAAGGCGTTCTGAGAGGTCGTCCCCACCTCATGCCCACCACTGCGCGACGGTAGGGGGCATCCGGCGTCTCCAGTATCTGTTTCCGGGATATGTCAACCGCGACGAGGAGGCGCGTCAGCATCTGGGCCGGGGGCGAGCCGCCCTCGTAGGTGAAATTGAAAGGACAAGAGGGCGCGTCGATTCACACACTTTCTCACGGTTCGGTAAGAACTAGGGCCCCACTGAAGAATTGAAGACCGACACGTCAGGTCCCCATTCGGAGACCGTCGCTCAGTGCAACGAGGGCGGCTCCAAGCGGCCGAGTCAGCTCTTCTCGTCACTACTGCTCCCAGCCTACGCTCCATCGAATGCCCGAGTCTGTTCCTTCGACCTCTGAGGAAGAGGAGAAGACCCTCTACCTCATCGATGCGATGTCGCTTGCGTACCGCGCACACTACATCTTCATCAGCCGACCCCTCATCAACTCGAAAGGGCAGAATACCTCGGCGGCCTACGGATTTACGAACTCGCTCCTCAAACTGATTGACGACCACGACATTGAGCACGCCGCGGTCGTGTTCGACGAGGGGGAGGAGGACACCTTCCGCAAGGAGATCTACGAAGAGTATAAGGCCCACCGCGATCCGCCCCCGGACGAGCTGCTGGAAAACCTCCCGTTCATCAAGAAGATTGTGGAGGCGATGGACATTCCGGTGCTGGAGGTGCCGAACGTGGAGGCCGACGACGTCATCGGGACCCTTGCGACGCAGGCGGAAGACGACGGGGCCGACGTGGTGATTGTGTCGCCGGACAAGGACTTCAAGCAGCTGCTTTCGGAGCACGTCTCCATCTACAAGCCAGCGAAGGGGGATCAGGACTTTGAGATTCTGACCGACGAGACGTTTCGGGAGGAGCACGAGCTCGACCCTGTCCAGTTCATCGACATGCTGGCGCTCATGGGCGATAGCAGCGACAACGTGCCAGGCGTCTACGGCATTGGCGAGAAGACCGCGCAGAAGCTGCTCCGCGAATACCACTCCGTCGAAAACCTGATCGAGCACGCCGACGACCTCAGTGGGAAGCGGGCGCGCGAAGGCATGCAGGAGCACGCCGAGGAGGCAAAGCTCAGCAAGCGGCTCGTTCGCATTCGCACCGAGTTGGATGTGGGATTGGACTGGCATCAGCTTCGCCGCGCCAATCCGGACGAGGACAAGCTGCGGGCGCTCTTCAACGAGCTGGAGTTCGGGTCGCTGCTCGACCGCATGGGCATTGACGGCGAGTCGTCGGAGGACGAGGCGAAGGAGCCGACCGAAGATCCGGCCCTCGAATTCGACTTTGGGCCGTACGAGGAGGTGCAGGAGCTCGACCCCGACGCGGTGGACTACGACTTCGTGCAGAATCGGGGGCAGCTGGAGCAGTTTGTATCCGAGCTGGGGGAGCGCGATCGGTATGCCTTCGACGCGGAGACGACCTCCACCGACCCGATGTACGCCTCCCTCGTCGGGCTTTCCTTCAGTTGGGCGGACGAACAGGGCGTGTACGTTCCCACCCCGCTTCCCGACGGCATGAGCACGGACGCGGTGCTCGATATGCTCGGCCCGCTCCTGGAAGCCGACACGACGAAGGTCGGCCACAATCTGAAGTACGACCTCCTGGTACTGCGGCGGCACGGCGTGGAGGTTGGCGGCCCGCTCGTCGACACCATGGTGGCCCACTACCTGGTGGCGCCGGAGGAGAACCACAACCTCGACGACGTGGCGCGGTCGGTGCTCAACTACAAGATGGTGCCCATCTCCGATCTCTTGGGCGACGGGGAGGACATCTCGATGCGCGACGTGGCAGTGGAGGAGACGGCGCCCTACGCCTGCGAAGACGCGGACATCGCGCTTCGCCTAGCGGATGCTCTGGAAGAGCGCTTAGAAGAGGACGAACTGCAGGAGATTGCAGAAGAGATGGAGTACCCCCTCGTGCGCGTCCTCGCAGAGATGGAGCACGTGGGCATCACGGTGGACACCGACGTGCTGGACGAAATCTCGTCCCGGCTGGAGTCGGAGCTCAGTGAGATTGAGTCTGAGATTTATGATCTCGCCGGAGAGGAGTTTAACATCAACTCTCCTCAGCAACTCGGCGTCATTCTGTTCGAGAAGTTGGACCTGCCGGTGGTGTCGAAAACGCCCACCGGCAATCCGTCGACCAAAGAAAGCGTCCTGCAGGAGCTCTCCACCGAGCACGAAATTCCGGGGCTCGTCCTCGACTGGCGCTCCACCTACAAAATTAAAAGTACCTATCTCGACGCCCTCGGTGAGCTCGTGCATCCGGAGACGGGCCGCATCCACACCAGTTTCAACCAGACGCGGACCTCGACCGGACGGCTTTCCTCCAGCGATCCCAACCTGCAGAACATCCCGATTCGCACCGAGGTGGGGCGCGAGATCCGACGGGCCTTCGTACCGCGCGACGGCTGGAAATTGATGGCGGCGGACTATGCCCAGATTGAGCTCCGCATCCTCGCGTCCATGAGCGGCGACGAGGCGATGATCGAGACCTTCCGCGAGGAGGGCGACATTCATACCGACGCCGCCGCGCGCGTGTACGACATCGATCCGGATGAGGTAACGTCCGACCAGCGCCGCAAGGCGAAAGAGGTGAACTACGGCATTCCGTACGGCATCTCACCCTGGGGGCTCGCCCAGCGCCTGCGCATGCCGTTCGACGAGGCCAACGACCTCATCAAGCAGTATCGAAAGTCGTATTCGGGCGTGTCCCGATTGCTGAACGAGCTCGTGGAGCAGGCCCAGGAGAACGGCTACGCCCAAACGATGCTGGGACGCCGTCGCTACCTGCCGGACATTGACAGCTCCAACAGCAACCAGCGCAGTGCCGCCGAGCGGGTCGCCGTCAATATGCCGATTCAGGGCACACAGGCGGACATGATCAAGATCGCGATGAATCGCATCCACGAGCGGCTGGCGGACGCGACGTGGGACGCCGAAATGCTGCTCCAGGTCCACGACGAACTGGTGTTTGAGCTGCCGCCAGACGAGGTTGACGAGGTGCGGTCGATGGTCGAGGCGGAGATGCGCGACGCACTGCCCCTCGACGACGTGCCGGTTGTGATCGACATCGGCGTGGGCGACCACTGGCTCGATGCGCACTGAGAACATTACGTATTCCGTGTTGCGTATTGCGTAGCCTTGTTTTAGGGATACGAAACACGCAATACGGGACGAACGGCTTTGAATCGAAGAATACTCTCAACCTCAGCTATATGAACCAGACGACTGTCGCTGATTCTTCGCCTGCCATTCCCGCCGCCTTTGAGTTTGAGGAGGGGTCCGACGGCATCGAGTGCTACCGCCTGACCGATAATGGGTTGCGCGTTCTTTTGCTGCCGCAGGACGGAGCGCCGGTCGCCACGTCGATGGTAACGTATCACGTGGGCAGCCGCAACGAGCGCACGGGTCACACCGGTGCCACTCACATGCTGGAGCACCTCATGTTCAAGGGCACGGAGCGCTACCACAAGCGGAAGGGCACCTCGATTTTTGAGACCCTGCAGCGCGTGGGGGCCAAGGTGAACGCCTCCACGTGGCTGGACCGGACGAACTACTACGAAATGCTACCCACTGAGCACCTGCCGTTGGCGCTCGACATCGAGGCCGACCGAATGCGCGGGGCGCTCCTCGACCCGCAGGACGTGGAGTCGGAGCGGACGGTGATTCTCAACGAGCGGGATCGCAACCAGAATCAGCCGGTGTCGCGCCTCTTCGACGAAGTGTGGGCGGCCGCATTTACCGCACATCCCTATCACCACCCGACGATCGGGTGGAAGAGCGACATCGAAACCATCACCGCCGATGGGCTGCGGGAGTACTACGATACGTTCTACTGGCCGAACAACGCCACCGTCTCCATTGTCGGCAACTTCGATCGTCCCACCGCCCTGAATGAAGTCGCCGATCACTTTGGCAAGCACGACGCAGCGCCGCACGACATTCCGCAGGTCACGACGGAGGAGCCCGAGCAGACCGGACAGCGGCGGGTAACGGTGAGGCAGGACGGACAGCTGGGAGCCGTGCTTATGAGCTACAAGTCCCCGCCGGCCGTGGAGCCAGACTCCGACGCGCTCGATGTGCTGGCCCGCATCCTCGCCTCCGGCAAGGGCAGCCGTCTTTTTCAGCGCTGTACGGACCAGGGGCTCACGAGCGACGTGTTCGGCATGAACTTTCGCCTCCGCGATCCGGGGTTGTTTTCGGTCTTCGGGTACTTGGCGCCCGAGACGGATCACGAAACGGTGGAGGCAGCCATCCACGAAGAGATTCAGAAGATCCGCGACGAGGGCGTGACGCAGGAGGAGCTCGACCGTGCTCGCA is part of the Salinibacter sp. 10B genome and encodes:
- the polA gene encoding DNA polymerase I; translated protein: MPESVPSTSEEEEKTLYLIDAMSLAYRAHYIFISRPLINSKGQNTSAAYGFTNSLLKLIDDHDIEHAAVVFDEGEEDTFRKEIYEEYKAHRDPPPDELLENLPFIKKIVEAMDIPVLEVPNVEADDVIGTLATQAEDDGADVVIVSPDKDFKQLLSEHVSIYKPAKGDQDFEILTDETFREEHELDPVQFIDMLALMGDSSDNVPGVYGIGEKTAQKLLREYHSVENLIEHADDLSGKRAREGMQEHAEEAKLSKRLVRIRTELDVGLDWHQLRRANPDEDKLRALFNELEFGSLLDRMGIDGESSEDEAKEPTEDPALEFDFGPYEEVQELDPDAVDYDFVQNRGQLEQFVSELGERDRYAFDAETTSTDPMYASLVGLSFSWADEQGVYVPTPLPDGMSTDAVLDMLGPLLEADTTKVGHNLKYDLLVLRRHGVEVGGPLVDTMVAHYLVAPEENHNLDDVARSVLNYKMVPISDLLGDGEDISMRDVAVEETAPYACEDADIALRLADALEERLEEDELQEIAEEMEYPLVRVLAEMEHVGITVDTDVLDEISSRLESELSEIESEIYDLAGEEFNINSPQQLGVILFEKLDLPVVSKTPTGNPSTKESVLQELSTEHEIPGLVLDWRSTYKIKSTYLDALGELVHPETGRIHTSFNQTRTSTGRLSSSDPNLQNIPIRTEVGREIRRAFVPRDGWKLMAADYAQIELRILASMSGDEAMIETFREEGDIHTDAAARVYDIDPDEVTSDQRRKAKEVNYGIPYGISPWGLAQRLRMPFDEANDLIKQYRKSYSGVSRLLNELVEQAQENGYAQTMLGRRRYLPDIDSSNSNQRSAAERVAVNMPIQGTQADMIKIAMNRIHERLADATWDAEMLLQVHDELVFELPPDEVDEVRSMVEAEMRDALPLDDVPVVIDIGVGDHWLDAH
- a CDS encoding pitrilysin family protein, which codes for MNQTTVADSSPAIPAAFEFEEGSDGIECYRLTDNGLRVLLLPQDGAPVATSMVTYHVGSRNERTGHTGATHMLEHLMFKGTERYHKRKGTSIFETLQRVGAKVNASTWLDRTNYYEMLPTEHLPLALDIEADRMRGALLDPQDVESERTVILNERDRNQNQPVSRLFDEVWAAAFTAHPYHHPTIGWKSDIETITADGLREYYDTFYWPNNATVSIVGNFDRPTALNEVADHFGKHDAAPHDIPQVTTEEPEQTGQRRVTVRQDGQLGAVLMSYKSPPAVEPDSDALDVLARILASGKGSRLFQRCTDQGLTSDVFGMNFRLRDPGLFSVFGYLAPETDHETVEAAIHEEIQKIRDEGVTQEELDRARSQLRAQIAFDRDGPMKVASQLNEALAAGDWKLYTQYLDRLGEVTVDDIQRVAQTYLTDDTSTVGWYVPSAS